ACTCGCCTAGCGCCTGTGCAGCTTCACCAAGCTCAAAGCCCAGACTGTGGATCGCTTTTGGCATTTATTTTCTAAAGATTAAAATCAGTATTACTCTATATGCAAATAACGCGGTTTTATCCTGGAATATTATTCGGTTCCAATTTCAGTTCTGGCCGGATGTTGAATTCAACAGGCTCCAATACCCCTTCGCACTTCAGATGAACTGCATTTAACGCTTCGAGGTTTATCAACAAAAGAGAAATATGAGACAAGCACAGAGGTAAGACGGACCAAGATACAATTCCTAAAACGGAACGAAACGGACTTTCACCCCAAGGGGCGTATCAAGctttttaagtgtgtgtgtgtgtgtgtgtgtgtgtgtgtgtgtgtgtgtgtgtgtgtgtgtggggggggggggggggggggggggggggggggtggggaaatAAATTTCAAGGCGAATTAAATTGAAAAGtaaattataatataattataaccGCTGACAATTATATATAACTTCTcgcatttttacattttctttacATCTACACTATGCGAATGATATTGTTAAAGTAACGAATGGCCTAAACGACATGAAGCAGTATAAGAAGTGTCTCAGTTTGACCAAAGAGGCCAAGGACATCTGGACCCCTCCTCTGAAGAAGGACTGCAGCTTCCCTGCTAGACTGGAAACTGTACTTTCTCCTAAACATTCCTAATTGTACTATCAGGCAGTCCGAGTTCAGTTCTGGATACTGTTGCACAACATCGTTTACCTCTCCAGTCAAGAGGACTTGTTCAAGATTTCCGAACATTTGCTTTCCTTCCTGCAGAAATCGTTCTCTAATCTGCATACTGAGGGACACATTCAGAGCCTCCAGTTCCTCTGTTGCCTCCAAAGCACAGAAAAGACCAAGAACGACATTTCCCTGCAGAAATCTGTCGCGCAAGCCCTGTGCCTTAGCGGCCGCATCTGATTCACATGCAATTCAAAGCATGCATTATGCACTCCTGCTTCACTACAGCACGAATACGAACCGTCCACCTTGTTTAACAAAGAGGTCTTATAGTGTGAGGGAGCTCTCCTCAGACTTGGATATCCCCTTGAATTTCTCCTTAAAGTTGCCGATAAATGGCGAGGCAGTACATGCTGTGTAATAAGTTTAACACAGTGCGCAGCACAGTGGACATAATGGGCAAGAGGTTGTCATTTCCTGATAATGGCATGCGCTCCATTTTATTTGCCTGCCATATTTGCTGGCCCATCATATGCTTGTCCCCGTAACCCACTGATGGGCAAATTCAGGCGCTGTAACACATCCATCACCACTCTGGCTAGATTTTCCCCTGTGGTCAGAGAAACCTCATAAAGTTTAATGAACTCCTCATGAACAActagatgatgatgataataataataataacaataataaatccTTTATTGTCCccaaggggaaattcttttaacGTCTccctctgtcatgcccggctcgtccgctcctcgtgtgtgccacgccccctgattacccacgtgtgcttccctgatcgtacccagctgtgtcgagttattttgatcagtcctgtctatttctgtccacgtcttgcctgagttcatggtctgtcattgatgtttgtcgatgcctgtattccgtcctgcccttgccccaattaaacccccgttttcgcttgccttgcctgtttcctgctcgCTCGCTTGCCCGCTCGCCTTACCCCCGGTCAGCGATCGTAACACCCTCAACCTGCACTTCTTCTGAATTCTTTGAAAGTGGTCAAACCGAATTGACTGTTCGCCTATGCAACATTAACTGCATCCTCGTGTCTCACTGGTGAGGTCTGCTACAGCTGCCTATTCTAAACAAGCACATAGCCGTAAGTAATGAGTAAGGGCTACTGGGGACTGGACGGGGACTAACTGCCAAAATCAAATGATCCCTAACATAATACGAATGCATAACCCtgtgtaaatacatatacaacACTGCAGAAATATAAATGCCATACAACACTGAGGAAGTTAGAATAGCCTAGCTTGCCTCAGTACATTGCAAGCCTGTGGTAGCAAGCTGTCACCTCAACACCACTTACTTAATTCTGCTTGGAAAAAGAAGTCGGATATCACTTTGATATACCTCAACACTTTCCTTCCCAAATCCAGCAGGATAATACGTTGGCAACTTATTATTTGAAGAGGAGAAGCTCTCGTCCCCTCGTGACTAACTCTAGCTGATACAtttgctgtgattggctgaatggTCCTTCAATCAAACTAATGGACCAATGTGTGTGCCCTTAATCTGCGTCCGGATCCGGGCTACGGTTCATTTCGCTCTTGTACCGGTAGCAGAACATATTTTAGTATCGTTTTAATCTGACAGAAGTTATGATcaaagtgcattttttttctacCACGGACATGGTATTTAAAACGTAGCCTTCATAGTTTTATTCTTGATCGAGACATTTCGCCACGGAGACATTAATCCGTGCGCAAACTGGTTGCccacccatgatttttaaaggcAAAGCTTGATAtctaattaatatttatgagagaagtgctacctgATCGGCCAGTGAATGCCTTGGACAGAAAAAACTGGTAGCACATGTCATTGGGATGACGTCGAGCGACCAATCAGATAGCGGATtctctgaatattaatgagGTTTCCCGAACAACCATGTACAAAAAATACGCCCCCGCGAAGCGGAAATCGCTTCGAAACGGGACGTCACAGGCTGCAGAAGCCGCTGGCGGGATTTTCAACTTCCTAATTGATCCGGGTGGAGGGATCCCGTCTCGGCAATAAGGGCTCTTAGTCTCCTTTGTTAATTTTAATTTATAGCTTTTAAAAGTTGAGGTAATATGGAGTGCCTGAATGTCCCGCGGATCTTACCAAGCTCTCCGATGCGCTCCCGGGGACAGATCCAGGTAAATGAGCTTATTTCGCCTGGGCTGATTTTGTTTGGCGCCATTCCCCGTATGGTTCttaatttgcttttttttttgttaagttaaTTTATGTATTTGTGTGAAACTTTTCGCAGGTCATTTTCGGGCCGATGTTTTCGGGAAAAAGGTAAGTAGGGTCTGGCTTGTCCGTGTAGGCGGACTGCATGGAGTGGAAACGGGGTATAAGAGAGGGAAACGCTGCcatgctttgtccttttgtcGTGAGCAGCTACTGAAAATCATCTCAGCTATATGGAAGAGAAGGCATGCTCTGACACcgtccgtcccccccccccgttaattTCCATCTGCCTTTACAGCACCGAGCTGATTCGCAGAGTGCGCCGCTTCCAGGTCGCGCGCTATAAATGCCTGGTGATCAAATACGCCAAGGACACGCGCTACTCCGAGCTGGGCATGGCCACGCACGACATGTAAGCGCATCCCGCACGCCGAGTTCTTGTGCATGCCTGTCAGGGCTTAACAGCCCCTGTGCACACCCACAGGAGTACCATGGAGGCGGTGCCCGCCAGCCGGTTGCAGGAGGTTTACGGTCTGGCCTTGGGGGCTGAGGTTCTCGGCATCGATGAGGGACAGTTTGTAAGTGTATTGTCaaagaattattatttttttttcttactggaCGTGTCTGGTAGTCGTTGAAATTGTACATCATCCATGTATGGACATTGTATTATTCAGAGATACATAATGGCAAACTCTTGTTCAAGTAATTGcgtcacatggtattttgtacATAAAAACACCGGAGAGAAACGTCCACAGATAGCGGTTGAATATTACTGTGTGTGCGACAGATTTGATGAGctacaaataaaatgtacatactATTAAACCGCATAAAACTACAGTCTAGCTGAGGGTTCTGTAGAATCCCCCAAGTTCACGAGTCGGAATTCCGGTGTTCCTGTTAATTAACAACTAGGAACTCGGAATTTCTGAGTTGAAAAGGAACACAGCATTGCTATGATAACCGCAGACCCGCTCACGGGTGTTTTACTACCACAAAAATTTTATGAtgttagaaggaaaaatgattggttcagaaagaGAACCaaacagattgtagaggaggcaggaccaaccaatcagatgtcttgtcatTCTAATTGGTTAAGCCTAAGGGAGTGGCACAGATAGCCAGGTTCTTTTGATTGCCAGTTGAGTCAACCAATAGCATACATCCTTTCTCATGCGAATCCGCCTCCCTCCCACAGTTCCCAGACACAGTCCAGTTCTGCGAGGAGATGGCCAACCAAGGCAAGACCATTATAGTGGCAGCCCTGGATGGGACGTTCCAGAGAAAGGTAGTGTTGGACATCCGTCGTAAAATCGGCCTGCGGCATCTGTCGCTTCCAGAATGACAGGCGTACTCTAATAATTGCTGGTTCTGGTCCGAGTGGCCAAGCTGCCATCTCTATTAGAAGCAGCTGCTTACCTACTTAGAACAGTCCTTGTTAAATAAGGGACCATCCCAGATGCGTAACTCGCAGGGCTGGTGTTTGAGGGTTGGTCCTTTTCTGCTACGCCACCTACTGGCCAAAAAGAACTACCTCCGCGGTGAGGATTTCTTTCTAATTTGAAAAGTAGCATAAACTGTGGGCCATCACGATGTAAAACGGCAGTCAACAGAATGACGAATTCTGACGGACGGTTTGATGAAGCCTTGTGCTCTGTTTTGGgaatttggaggggggggtgttaatCATATTCTAGCTATTAATCTACACGCAACATTCAAGAATTCATTTTTATAGCGCCGTCCCCAGTATGATTCAGTATCAGAATCAGAGGTggaaaatttcaggtccagaaagtaaaaatccagagcaggattttgtttcaactaaccgagtatgaagagtcacagagtacatagctggctggttgaaacaaagtcatggtctggatttatagtttctggacctgaaattacCACCTCTGTTCAGAATCAGTGTCACTAAGTGAAATAGTTAATAGTTGTTAAATGCCTGAAGACATTGGTGGTGACAGTCAGACCTCATTCGTTGTCGGATTGTGTGATGAAGGCGCGGTTGCTACTGCATCGGCCGCTAGTCTGGGGGGGACTTTTTGTATAATGAGTCTGCCCCCCTTCCCTCAGGCCTTCGGAAACATCCTGGGCCTGATACCACTGGCGGAGAGCGTGGTGAAGCTGAACGCCGTCTGCATGCAGTGCTTCAAGGAGGCGGCTTACACTAAGAGGCTGGGGGATGAGAAGGAGGTGAGGGACTGCAGCCAGGCCACAAGGGGGCGCATTTCAAGCAAGCTGAGCCCTAGGTTACAGTATTTGTTAGACCTGTTATGGTACATTGTGTCCATCCAGTAAAGCTGAATCACTGGCATAGGAGAACACAGACCCTACCCCCATTCTCCCCCATGCACCGTATTCCAAACAGTCGCTAGTCGAAGCTGGGAACCATAAGTTTGTTACAGTAGGTGGTATGACCTCATGCCCCAGGTGGAGGTGATTGGAGGAGCAGACAAGTACCAGGCCGTGTGCCGGACCTGCTACGGGGGCCTCGTGGCTGAGAAGGAGAACAGCACCCCCTGGAGGGATGACACACCCCCCCAGGCCCTTCCAGGGAAGAAGCTGGACGTGGGTTTTCCTCGCAAACTCTTTGCTCCACTGCACAACTGAGAAAGACAAGATTATGCCAAAAAGGGACGACCGAACGCCTATTAAACATTTTAATGCACCTTACATCTGCATCAGCTCAGAGTTACAGCAGTAAGGTGTACAGCAGATGCTTGGATGCTTAAAACGTTCACTTAAATTCCTTAACCATTTAGGTATGCTAGTAACTATATCTTTAACTTACCACTAGGGGGGCACAAACCTGGAGTGATTTGTTACTGTGGGTGAGTGATTTCACCAAGTTAGACCGTGGGCTACATGTTAAttgaaataatatatatatatcctacACAGAAAGAGTATCAGATCGACATTTGCTTATCACTGGGGTTGTACCTTTTAAGTCATAGAAATTGACTGTGaagaacatttattttttttgtcctactgggggggtacattaatgttgtttgtaccttggatGTTCCTCATGGTCCACTTCTATATCTTAAAAGGTAAAATTACCTACAGCcatagggtacaattggcagacctttTGAGGgcgcagccccagtgacaagcgaaGGAACGAACTGCTGCTCATTTGAGTGAAAGACGTTTATCTAGCAGGACCACGTATTGCAGAAGCACAGCTGGTGAACGAAGAGTTCCAGTGATTTGTTTGCATGGGGAGCTTTTGGGAAGCACAGGCCGGACTGGTTCATTTGCTTTATGTATTTATGCAGTGCTGCGATTTTTATATACAAAGGGGGGGGGATATTCCAGCTCTTTAGCCATGATTTATGAAGCACAGGTGAGAAGGTTCTGGGCCATTTCCACCTATAAATAGCCTGTATAGCTTTTTGTGATCATATTATACAGTTACAGAAAAGGTCACTGGGCATTCCTGCATATACAGCATCTAGAAGCATCCGAGGCTGCAGATGACAGTTCACATTTAACTTGACAGCAAGGGGGTGATATCGGCTCAAACACACCAACCAGACCGGCCTGTTGACCTATGATGTTTCTGGGCAAACTAGAGTCTGTAACAATAAGCTTAATCATGTTCCTGAACTCTTGTAAACCTTATGCCTAATGCGTGTGTCGGCAATTTTTTAAAGGTGTTTTTTGAATAAACATGACATGGACAATTTTCAGGGGGGGGTAAGAAAGATGCTTCTGACCAGATGGCCTCCCATCTCATGATTAATTGAACGTCCCAAACGCACAGTGGGGTTTGAGGTGGGAGGTGGGTCCCGCAGCTCCACAGGCAGGCAATGCGTCGCCGCTCCCTGCATTACTTTGTCTGGGATTCaaacatttgtacgacaaacgAATCCGGTTCACTGCATAACTGAAACCGTATTCCAAGGCCAGGTTGCTTGCTCAGTCCAAGGTGGAGCCCTGAGGCCCCAAGCCGGGCTGGTTCGGACCCGCACAGCAGCATTCTCACAGGCTTGCTCATCTTTCTGCTGCCAGGCGAAACCGACAAGCTTTAGTCACAAGAATAACTGTTAATGAACAAAAGCTAATGTTTTGATCCAGTATGTGTCACCTACCTGCCAGTTTGGATAACTGTCCTGTCATGTCAGTGGTGCTTTAGCTGATCATGCACTCTGACAGTGTTCAACAAAGTGGATTTTGAAAACGTTAATAAGTAACTAGCTGTAATCTGCTGCCGAGGTTATTTACTGAACACGTGGCCTTTCCCAAGGCCTGTGGAGATGACATCATAGCTGCACTCAGGTACTCGGGGCACTGCCCCCTCGCCTTGGTTTACTGCTCACtcgcattggggggggggggggggttgagggccCAGTTCCTCAGGCCTAAAATACTTTCTTTCATGCGTTTATGGACACATTTTCCGTAACACCAGACACTTGCAAGAGACACCTTATCAGCCGCTGAACAGTTttactttaaacaaaaaaactcTGGGTTGTACAAAACAAGCGTTTCTGCAGAACCCTCTCCCGAACACATTCACACTCACAAAATAAATACCACGGCCTTATCAGGAACACAGCCTCAACAGTCTAAATGAACCTATACAacagaaaacacaaaataaaatcaGTTTCTTCAAGGAAAAGACAAAAGAAGCAATTCTGAATGCCAAAAAAAAAGCATACATTAGTGTACAGTGTGATTGGCAAAAATGCTGGTGCAATTCCTCCGTGGcctgggctggtgtgtatgAGGGCGAGAGGTGTGTGATGAGCTATGCCACCGCCCAAAACCGTTAGTGACCTCACAGGGGCTGGTGTGTCGAGTTCCACGCCAGGGCTGTCCtccatacacaccggcccaaaacaaggtttacagaattaaccaaCATTCCTAAAACTCAGCCTCCCCATCGTTCACCAATAGAAAGGTTAAGACATTAGAAAGGCACAAGCAAACGGGTGGGGGTCTGCGCACACACTCGCACCAGTACGAACGGGGTTTGAACACAGACGCGTGTGTTTCAAGCAGCTCCTGCACATGGACTCAGAACAAACAAACAGTGGGCTGCAGGAAAGGGAGTGAAACAGGAAGGAACAGCTGCTTCAAAAGCCAAACCCTTCCTccactgtgtcatgtgaccagacTCCGCCCACCCTCAGTAAACCGGTGGCTGGTAGCCACCCTCTTCTTGCGGGGTTGGCATGGTGGCAAACGGGGGCTGTTGAtagttctccccccccccgctaggGTATGTAGGGTAGGCAGGGGGGTAGGGGGTGGCGTGGTTGTTGGCTGGGTCTGTGGGGTTCTCCACAAAGTTCTCCACTCCCTTACTGAACACCTTAAAGGCGACAAAGGCCAGTCCTCCCTGTTTAAAAGACGAGAACATGAGCGTGGTGAGAGTAAGCCATGGTGCGTTCAGGTGGGGGGGCACGGTGCCCACAGGGTAcgcacccaggtgccgatggagAAGAAGGCAAAGGCGATGGCTGCCCTTGCTGCATCGCCCGGGATCAGCTCGG
The sequence above is a segment of the Brienomyrus brachyistius isolate T26 chromosome 5, BBRACH_0.4, whole genome shotgun sequence genome. Coding sequences within it:
- the tk1 gene encoding thymidine kinase, cytosolic codes for the protein MECLNVPRILPSSPMRSRGQIQVIFGPMFSGKSTELIRRVRRFQVARYKCLVIKYAKDTRYSELGMATHDMSTMEAVPASRLQEVYGLALGAEVLGIDEGQFFPDTVQFCEEMANQGKTIIVAALDGTFQRKAFGNILGLIPLAESVVKLNAVCMQCFKEAAYTKRLGDEKEVEVIGGADKYQAVCRTCYGGLVAEKENSTPWRDDTPPQALPGKKLDVGFPRKLFAPLHN